The Alnus glutinosa chromosome 8, dhAlnGlut1.1, whole genome shotgun sequence DNA segment tcttcttcaacatgtggggctacaaaggccagaaatttttcagactctggagcttcttcttctgactcatcactgagagtcacattgtatgccttccccttgccctttttgagattcccacaatccacttggatatgcccaaagcctgagcattcaaaacatcggggtcctctgggatctctcttctcctcttcctctggtttagcctctctgagaggtttcttcattttatcagaaaacttcttcttgaaccgatcatctttcatcaatcttctgaaatttttggctaacatagccacagctttgtcttcatcctcagagtcatcttcagaggaggcttctaccttcttcttggaagcctttagggcaatggtcttcaatttcttgaccgggggcagagacagctcatatgtttgaagagatccaactagctcttcaatcttcatctcttcaagatccttgctttccttgATCGTCGTTACCTttatcctgaaacgctcgggcaaagatcttagaatttttcggatgagttttacatctgagatagatttcccaagactcaccatggagtttctaaggtcacttatcttggagtaaaactctccaaaagtctcttcttccaacatcttaatttcttcaaatcttgaagtcaacatttgaagtttggcagatttaactaatttcgtgcattcatatgttgtttccaagatttgccatgcttctttggctgattcacagtttgaaattttggcgaattcagagggcgaaagtgcttggcataaagcatggagggctttatcattggaaagtctgGCGTTTTTTAGAGGGACTGTTTCGggagttgcatcctctggtttagtccaaccagagtcaacaatactccaacagtcaatagattttaaaaagaatcgcatccaagctttccaatagccatagttcgtaccatcgaaggtaggaacagaattaagagtttgagacatatcaaaatatagaagtcaaatataaaaacactcaagaaattaatcttctcagagtgtaccaagctctgataccaaattaaaaattgaattgacttctaaaaataaagtgtgtgcataagtgtcaacaaaaattaaagcacagcggaaagtaaatgacacacaaatttttgttgacgaagtggaaactcagttaagagaaaaaccactccggggtagccaaacccaaaaattccactatttagaagacatagctagatacaagacagtaacactcacatgtattgatgcagtggtcgtaccttgatctctgacgtgtaacccaacacgaacacttcccaaccaggttctcctacctgaaggggtcttcaatggaactccttaccttagagccgacctctaagatagactcaGTTATAGCACAgtaacagcacacttgaaaagggcttcagaggaaatgtCACGTTTCTGAGCAattgaggaattcaataccgaattcttgcagttctcagtgcccaggggcctctatttataggctgggggctcaaatgagcgtcagccaaaatatacctgggcaccgttcggacggtggacatgggccgtccggacagacaactgtgcgacaagattttccgaaaaattcgcggggaaatctttcctgtttaagggcatcgtctggacgggatggcacatcgtccggacggtcgcacgtccactgcaagtaatttccttataagggtcacgagcgttcggaccatgggggataagcgtccggatggctattcttcaacacgcaatttacatatcggtaatgcgcgcgtctggaccatgaaaggcagtcGTCAAGACGGTTGAAGtagaatcggcaatttccttctttgatgcacgcgcatccggaccataactgtcagacgttcggacggtcatatttgaattgcgattcttgccttaaggagacgcgtgtccggacgggataccacatcgtccggacggttgactgatcttccctttcttggaacttggaaagaaatcagaagctgatcgagtactgggaggcgtccggatatgctgctgaaacgtccggacggatgcaagctggcacagaaacttctcgatacagtatggggtccgaatggaatgaacacttcgtccagacggatgatgctggtctgtttagcgtccggacgggatggcacgtcgtccgtacagatggaacagtggacagatgggcgtccggacaggatggcttgatcgtccggatggctgacagggaacctggattcttctgacttgcagactctaaatagtggaatccctgtttatagcatctttacacttaagtgattttgtccaaacacaaaatgaggccaaaatactaacagagtcaaaaaggctacgaagctaaacttagcaattttatcaatcaaaacaaacttccaccttttgacacgaatactcaatgcttaatgaggcaagagatctgGTTACTCAGCGaaggatccggcttccatgcggtagtttaaaactaccaCATGGTGttgtagtggaaaacggtaccgttttccacaAAACGGTActgttttccacttaaaaaaatttgcaaaacttttaataaatttaaaaattatacaaataatagtaattaaaaatcaaaaaatattaaattaaaaaaaaataaggggtggccggccaccccattattggccaagggggtggctcgatCTGGGGCGGACGAACCACCCCAGTcagttttgggggtggttcggccaccctcaaaaggccaaaaaacaaaacaaaaaaaaaagtttagggtttggggggtggctcggccacccccagattggcattatggggtggtcgaaaccacccccaggcccttgggggtggtccggccacccccaaaaggcttgaaaatcaaaaaatcaaaaaaaaaaaaggtttgggttttggggggtggCTGAATCACCCCCAAAGGGATTGAGGGTGGCTCAtccacccccagatcggccatATGGGGTGGTTGAAACCACCCCcgggcccttgggggtggtccgacCACCCCCCAAacctcaaactttttttttgttttgttttttggccttttgggggtggccggagcACCCTCAAAGCCGACTGGGGTGGTTTGTCCACCCCAGttcggccaagggggtggctccagccacccccttggccaataatggggtggccgaccacccctttgggcaagccggccaccccttattttattttattttttaatattttttttgtttttaattattattatttttataatttttaaatttattaaaagtttggcaaatttttttaagtggaaaacagTACCGTTTtgtggaaaacggtaccgttttccactacagcacCCATGCGgtaaaactaccgcatggaaaCCGATCcctcagcgaaaatctcaaagtgatcaatattattctctttctttctttctttctttcttttcttttttcttttcttttttttttcttaaattccaaggttattcctccaataagttacccagctgcatccaagatattgataacagacataactgatttcaaatttcataccccacagactacgtgctaatgtgcttgtgagaatcaaattgaaacaagtaatatctcatgttgccaaagaaaataacaaaacttcttaattccctagtcaagtgatcatgtgttcatcatgttaagctcaccaatgaaatacgaatcagaattcaaaatcaacagcatgcttaagaataacatagcaaaatattggatataGTGTTTCGCTctttcatacccccaaacttgaatcacacattgtccccaatatGTGTATAGAATTtaacataacaataagaggataggaatacctgaatgagcagataTAGGTCATATCATTACGCCAAACTTGATTGTAAAAATACATATcttgaaaaagagagtgatactccaaccaaataccagtaaagtgcaacacattattgtaaaaatataaactaaaaatgaaacaacaatggaaAAGATAAACCTGGAAAGAGATCGTGTAACCTAGCCTGATGGAGGACTCGAGCGCATAGGGCCTATGCTCGAACCtatgaagctgactcatttagtcaaaatatgtgggatccgccaagccaacggaatccacatccttgatgcactcaatgctctctgacccttaattttaaatttgaagcaccaatcttttcttctcttggaccaacgagaataaattttacctataGAAAGGTAATTCCGAATGTCCACATATTGAGGTAGATCCCTCCGAGTATTCtgaaacagtttctcatccggaagggaattaTGAATTGGATTagaatgaggagaatacacaaggaagATTTCTcccttgatggtctctttttgctcttctaatatccctaacaaactactctcctgaACTCTTGGTAAGTCATAAACAATAAaggctcggggttcatatggcgtctcaagaataagagtggatgatgaaggagtCTCAGTGCTCACTGtctcgccttttgcccgatgtagagcttgtggggactcaatttgctcctccttcctctctcccccgtgagtttcgaccacttctccatccTTCATTGTAGTGATGGCTCGCTCATGATAAtaagtactctcatccaccatgtagtgtccatcaagattggccaccgactgtctttgaagctcttcttcttctattttatttgccATCTGTTCCATCTGAACTTCCATCCTGGCTatggattgagagtgagagttcaatgtctgacTGAGAGAGGTCAGTGTCTGTTCCATATTGCTCATAAATTTTAACATCTGATCTTGAAAATCAGAATCCAACCGAGGAGATGGTTCAACctgatggtacagttcatgaaattgtggagcataattttcaagAACTTGAGCTTTCCATgagatattagactggttgcTCCATCCCGGGTCATAGGAGTCTAAGTAAGGGTCATTCCTCGATCCagagaactgtgtgttcatacgcttataagaatagttagaaaattctcctgcagtaggacaatctttaacatggtgataaggactatagcaatatgaacatggtccatgagGTGTTTGAATGCCTctccacatgaactaaattaacaaaaataaaataaaataaatgaaaataaaaaaaaattgaaaaaaaataaaatgatagaaaccaaaataaaataaaataaaataaaataaaataaagaatcaagttaaattcaatctttaaaacataataacataaacgtttgcagtccccggcaatggcgccaaaaattgatgcggtcttttgtttaccaaaatatatcaataataaaattaccactcgcaatagtacgaatccttataggatagggctatattgagggtgtcaaacctcaaggactgcgtaggtattattatcaagcttatagagattaaatataacttaatttaaaagatgtttgattttttatttttgtttatagctaagttaaatgcataaacttaaagacataaaaataaagattagaatgataagataaagaataggagattgatttcaccactcaccgcataacaatggtccatcataaattaacaaggataattcatactatgcatgatatagggctcgtctcactcgagtagtcaagaaattacctctaaagaataagtataatccatctttggttggcacggactgtccacctaaccactaagatgcggtacgacctgtCTTTCCCAGGTATGGATtaactacgtctttaataggatacatataatcaatggaaaagtataacccatcttcggttcgtacgaactgtctacctaaattacactaaactagggtgtagtacaatccgtctttcctaggcaccgtctatctaaccctcttgattatatgtcaattaaaaccattgtataacaatcattcacataatcacaaaaaatatgaaggattgagttcaatcaatataaaagactttctaagactagataagaaattcataatgattgaatataaacattaagatcaattctcacagttatacaaccatcttgcatatagaaaatttcaaattaaaatacaatcaagccatcgttacttggaaatggctacatcaacacctttgtaagaatttagccgctcatcgtagtactaggatggcctcctgccatgttcttctcctcttcaacttttctagccttcaagaagtttttttctaaatttgctctaggtagcaatGTGTCTTTGTTCAATGTTtaaaggcctatttatagaggttagaagaggcctagaagctcttgtaattccagaaaaatcatctcttgagtcttcttgtccaagtaggagattgaaacttcaatctaagtaggaaaaggattccaaattcgtccagaattgcggtcttttattatagggcgattttggcatagtaaacatccgaattaaggaaaatctatttctgacatatttgttttagtttttattagctttccaacgccaccaatgtTATCATAATCTGAGATCtgaaccgaaagttatgatcaaaatactaagatatgtgcagaatccaaatttgaatccaatccaattttgactcttattggataaattccgatttaatccttcacttgatttgattaaacttaaccacattatataggtcttctattatgattggttaagcttaaacatatcttctaggtcttctcaaaatgtgctttaagcccaaaattaatggaattaattgcatctttatctaaaacctgaaaacattaaaacaacacaaaatcaaacaaataacaatgctaaggaattaacatatataagttaaggggcttgaatgtgcaacattcgacgcttatcagtaACGTTCCTTCATCTCCAAGGAATACGTACTTGAGGTTACTGGGGAGAGGCTTCAAATCTGGAATGGGGTCCTGTAAAAAAGAGGGTAAAGGCCTCTTGTTAGAAATTGGTAACGCAATATAAGGAACGTTACCTGACTGTTGTAACTTCGGAAAATCATTCAACACTGCAACAGTTTCCTGCAAATTAGTACTCAAGGCTAACTCCTCATTCTCTTTCTCAAGATGCTTACTAATGGCAACTTCCAATCCATATTTTCCATCAAGTTCAAAAATTTCCTGTGCTATAGAATCAATCACATCAATagaataaacaggattatcatcaccaggatatttcatggcatcataaatattaaacttaacaatTTCACCATCAAATTCCATGGTAAGTGTACCATTATAAACATCTACCTTGGTCTTGGGTGTCTTTAAGAATGGTCTTCCTAACAAAATAGAAGTAGTTTGATCATtattttccatatcaagcacatAGAAATTAGCAGGAAAAACCAAATCATTAATTTGCACAAGAACATCCTCAACTACACCCTTACGATAGGCAATAGATCTATCAGCCAATTGGATCACAACACTAGTTTTATTCAAAGGTCCAAGTTTCAAAGAAGCATATATAGAATATGGCATGACATTGATAGAAGCTCCTAAATCTATCATGGCATGCTCAAATCTCGTGTTACCTATCGTACAAGGGATAGTAAACATACCTGGATCTTTGCACTTCGCAAAGAATTTTCTCTGAATAACTGCAGAAACATTCTCCCCAACTCTCACCTTCTCACATCCTTTAAGTTTCTGTTTCCTCTTAATTGTACACAGTTCTTTCAGGAATTTAGCATAACGAGGTACTTATTTAATAGCATATAAAAGTGGAATATTTACCTTGCATCTACGAAAAGTCTCATATAAATCTTTATTTTGCTCATATTTTCTAGATTCTGCTAAAGCCTGAGGAAAATGAGGTACTGGTTTATAATCAGAAAGAGGCGGAAACTTGCGCTTAGGTACATCATTGTCATTTGGAACATTCCTGTCCGCAACGatgtttttctccttttcttgcttCGACGGTGCAGGGGCTGCCTTTACTGGAATCTCAACCTCTTTACCACTTGTCAAAATGATTGCACTTGCATTTTCTCTTGGATTTACTACCGTTTGAAAGGGTAATTTCCCCGAACTTTACTCCTCTAGTTGACTAATTGTTGTTGCCATTTGGCCCATTTGATTGTCCAAACTTTGAATACTGACCCTTGTCTCCTGTTGAAATTGCAAAGTATTAATGGCAAGAGACTTAACAATATCTTCTAAAGACATACCAGAATTAGAAGTTTGGCCTGATTGTTGTCTAGGGGGGTATGGTTGCTTATACTGCTGGTAACTTGGGCGGTTTTGAGTCGCGGGCTGGTTTACTTGTGGATTCCCATAGCTAAGATTGGGGTGATCCCTCCATCCTAGGTTATACGTTCTTGAATAGGGATCATTTTTCCTTTGCGGTTGTCCAGAAAAACCACCCGCCGCATTCACTTGCTCAATGGGCTCCTCTTGAAGAGTTGGGCACATATCGGTTGGATGCCCTACTACCAAACAAATCCCACAAGCCTTCACCGTTTGCATATTACCTACAGCCATTTGATGAACAAGAGAAGTTAGACTCacaatttgttgttcaagggaGGAAATATTTACCTCATTAACATGCTTAGATGGAAGGTCAATCCTAGTGCCAAATTGTTGAGAATTGGCCGCCatatttgcaatcaagtttctcGCGACCTCGAGAGTTTTATCCACCAAAGCTCTCCACTAGCAGCATCAATCATGCTCCTATCAGAGGGTAGAAGGCCCTCATAGAAATACTGGATGAGTAACTACTCACTAATTTGATGATGGGGGCAGCTTGcacataatttcttaaaatGTTCCCAGTATTCGTGTAGGGACTCTCCATTGTGATGCCTTACACCACAAATTTCTTTTCGAATGTTGGATGCCCTTGAAACTGGgaaatatttcttcaaaaaCAACCTCTTCATCTCGTTCCATGTGGTAATACTCCCGGAGGGTAGATAATAGAGCCAATCCTTAGCCGAATCCTTCAAAGAAAACCGAAAGGctcttaatttaatttgctcTTCAGTCACCCCTGTGGGTTTCATACTTGTGCATACCACATGAAGCTCCTTTAAATGCTTGTGAGGATCTTCACCTGTAAGACCATGAAAAGTGGACAAGAGATGTATTAGTccagattttaattcaaaagaaGTAGTAGCCTCTAAAGTAGGGAATGTTATGCATAAAGGTTGTTGATTCAAATCAAGGGCGGCAAGCTCTTTCAAAGTTCGATTTCCAGCCATGATTTCCTCCTATTCTAAATCAAAATCTCTAGCAAATAGGAAGTCAAGAGCCAGATCGTTCTCTTCATAATTTCTTTGAGGTTCCCTCCTTAACTTGCACAAAGTTCTCTCTATTTCTGGATCATACTGAAAATCACCTTGGTTAGAAGATCGAGTtacaatcataaaataaaatcaagaaaactcTAATAAACTATGAAAAAACAAATCAGGAAAAGTCTagagtaatgaaaataaataaaagtaactatcgaaaactaacaattttttttttttttggttttttgttttttttattttaaaaaaaaatcatatatttcaagaatgaaataaggatcacaagaagcacaaaaataaactaaaaatctccccggcaacggcgccaaaatttGGTGTGCTGTCAcaggcaaccaaaaataaaacatttacttcttaaaatatatgtagtagtgcaagtaagggtcgatcccacagagagtatttagcctagttttatgctacgtgaacaaggattgGGGGTTTGagtacaacaaaaataattttaaaaagaacaattaaggaacaattcaaattaaagtataaatcaaaaaaacaaacattggTCTAAATCAACGTCCACCATCGAAATTTCataactgatcatcgatgcatgtatatatcaattcatattttgaatattcaccgttggaactattttcctatatCTCCTTAGTTGTAGTTAATTAAAAGACAAgtgctctaattaaccctaactactaaacaacctaaaacaagtgctaaaggtttaatctagtagcagccttaagaattagaaagatcgatgaagcgaaacaatacaagcacaagcggttgcatttaatttcgtcgggcgttcttcctaagatttaataatttctgacgcaacaaatcattaaatctttgTTGCGTCACAAATTAGAGAGATTAAACAATTACTGATTTGATATCTAATCCAGCAGTAAATTGCaatgaataataaactagtaggccttctagtaattaaacgagacaatcatgaaaatagacACAGAAGAATATCCGATACTCAaagtataatttaaataataaaaaaaattagatctcacagttttattgattttaaggcttctgtttccttcgaccaattatgaaagtttagacacgcagggccatgattaaaactcaaaggagaagttagagaagagggaatAGGATTATTATTTCTAGTCTAATGATTCTCTTACTTTATACACATTCATCCCCCATATTAGAAGCCTACAAAATCTCCTAAAAATATGCTAAAGCTTATCCCTTATCTTCTAAAGATATTATAaagcttatctcttatcttctaaCGATATTCTAAAgcttatcctaaaataacaatatccaaatctgactaattaaggaatatattaaaaataaaataaagtcctaatataactaGGAATGTGGTATTTTCAACTGGACTTTCGTGAACGAGATCTGAAAACTTTCGCACATAGACCGCGTATTAGAACGTCAACTGCAAGCCCGATTTCGACATTGATTCAATCATTatctctcaaaactcaaaacatgaaagttgtatatctttttcttggtgttccatagcatcttgaatcatcttgaatcatctcaatcggagctcaGATGAGAGAATTCTGTCCAGATTACAAAGTGAtgtcgaaactgtccaaaatcgcccaattagctttgttttgcatttaacgcctctatttgcatcctaaatcaaaataaaagaataatgagtacatttaggtaCCAAATAAGGATAAAAGACTCAACATTAAGGgaaaaaatatgacattttgcattctcatcaagcagccaaacctaggaaatccaatatcagaagacaaagctagtacattgacagtaacactcacatacccgatacAGTGATTGTATCTAGCACTTTGACATGTAACCTAACGTGAAtgtttcccaaccaagtctcctacttgaagggatcttttATGGATTCCCTTACcctagggctcctccctaaaatagacttcaataACGAGCACAtcaacagcacacaacggcaacagCTTGAAAGTTAGTGGATCAGCACAATAtatcctaaaatatactctctaagctctaaagaattcaataccgaattctataaataatacatgcctataggcctctatttataggctatagaagtcCAAAATTGACTCTGAATCgaatttctctaggcagcgtctGAACGGTAGCTAAAAGCATCCGGACGCCCAATTGTGCAACTAACTTTCCAATATACGccgaaattctttcctgaataagactgtgtctggacggtgttgccttagcatccaaacggttgcacttctactgcatgtaattaccataataaggactggtgCCTGGATAGTGTTCTCctgatgtccgaacggttgcaattcttcttcatgtcttgccttattaaggatcgCGTTCGGAAGGTATCACCTTGTCGTCTTgacagttgcagctgtcttcccatatctgtgtctgcgaaagaaatccttttacttgtcgaacactgataAGCGTCTAGATATGTTGCTGAGaagtccagacagatgcaaccttgaactgttcgaagcttctggacactgatgggcgtcaggatgggaataccacgtcgtcgaGATGGATGTTGCTATactaatgagcgtccggacgttatACTGgaccgttcggacggatgcTTGGGATCCGaattctctgacttggaatctgcatagaatctttCTTGAAGCACACATCTGAAGTGAAGACTCTGAAAAAAATGGTATCCCAGATACTGTAGCAACATTGCAtgcaagtgattttgtcaaacagaaagcagccaatcataaactaacacTTCCCTCTCTTTGGTTGATGTGCATGATCAAGTGCTCACCTGTATGGTCCGGTCTACTACTGATAGGCGGTCTTGGCTTATTTCTACTGTGTATGGGGCAAACCAAGGTTCGGATAGGAGGACCTTGTGGAAGAGGTTGGAAAATCTGAGGTTCAATTTGGGTTTTGTCCCCTGGATTTTGGCTAGTGACTGCAATGCCATTAGGGACCATCAGGAGAAATGGGGTGTAGGAAGTATCTGGTGCTGTGATGCAGAGTTTGCTGATTGCATCACTAGTTTAGAGGTTGATGATTTAGCCTTTACTGGCTGCTTTCATACCTAGTCTAATAAACAAGCTGGCTCGGCTTTTGTCTCCAAAAAGCTCTATCGAGTCTTAGCTAATGTGATCTGGATACAGAATTATGGCAGTACTTCAGTGGACTTTTTGGAAGCTGGAGTTTCTAATCATTCTCCAGCTTTGATTGTGGTGGAGCAATATACTAGTTTTGGTCCTAAGCCCTTTAAATTCTTCAATTTTTGGGCGGTTCACAAACTTTTCCTGGATTGGGTTGTTGAGGGCTGGAATACTCATGTTGAGGGGTTTTCTATGTATAAGCTTTACACTAGATTGAAGGTGGTTAAGAGGATTTTGAAAGCAAAGAATGTAGAGGTATTTGGAGGTCTGGGGCAGAGGGTGTTGAAAGCTAAAAATGACCTTAACTAGACACAAGCTTCCTTTGTCACTTTGCATGGCAATATGGATTGTCTTAAACATGAAAAGGAGTGCCTTCATGCctatatttctctttctttagcTGAGGAGAATTTTTTGAAACAGAAGGCCAGAAATAATTGGCTCAATCTTGGTAATGGTAATAATTCTTTCTTCCACAAATCGGTGAAGGTGAGGAATTCCTCCAACCTTGTTAAGGTTTTGAAGGATGAAGCCGAAACAAAGTGGAGGATTGGGGGCAGATTAAGAACATAGCTATTGGTTATTACCAAAAGCTTCTTGGGGAGCCTATTCAGTCTTTTACTAAAGCCAAGGCTGATAGGATTTCTCAGCTGGATAAAAGGAAGTTCTCTGCCGCTTGTGTTGTTGGCATGGCAGCTGAGGTGTCTAGTGATGAAATCCACAAGGTGATATTTGCTATGGACTGGAACAAAGCACCAAGCCCAGATGGGTTCAAGCCAAATTTTTTCAGAGAGCTTGGCCGGTTATTGGAGATGATGCCACTGAGGCtattttggaatttttctcTTATGGCAGGCTGCTTAAAGAGGTGAATGCCACCATTATTACTTTGGTTCCTAAGAGAAAAAATCCCTCTGAAATGGGAGATTACAAGCCGA contains these protein-coding regions:
- the LOC133876109 gene encoding uncharacterized protein LOC133876109, which encodes MAANSQQFGTRIDLPSKHVNEVNISSLEQQIVSLTSLVHQMAVGNMQTVKACGICLVVGHPTDMCPTLQEEPIEQVNAAGGFSGQPQRKNDPYSRTYNLGWRDHPNLSYGNPQVNQPATQNRPSYQQYKQPYPPRQQSGQTSNSGMSLEDIVKSLAINTLQFQQETRVEIPVKAAPAPSKQEKEKNIVADRNVPNDNDVPKRKFPPLSDYKPVPHFPQALAESRKYEQNKDLYETFRRCKRKQKLKGCEKVRVGENVSAVIQRKFFAKCKDPGMFTIPCTIGNTRFEHAMIDLGASINVMPYSIYASLKLGPLNKTSVVIQLADRSIAYRKGVVEDVLVQINDLVFPANFYVLDMENNDQTTSILLGRPFLKTPKTKVDVYNGTLTMEFDAQEIFELDGKYGLEVAISKHLEKENEELALSTNLQETVAVLNDFPKLQQSDTDLSQSDIELSLSIHSQDGSSDGTDGK